In Ciconia boyciana chromosome 3, ASM3463844v1, whole genome shotgun sequence, a genomic segment contains:
- the TRERF1 gene encoding transcriptional-regulating factor 1 isoform X1, giving the protein MGDQQLYKTNHTANSNENLYYQQHQMNSLPSLNHSYGTSVMDAPQASPLSPQFPQDSRDSIALPVGSKSLGSMDTSRQTSWTHSGSGNHVPVRNNLNNQNAMWSPLGQGESHDGYQYSYSQPSENRSQKITSGVLHKLDSFTQVFANQNLRIQVNNMAQVLHAESSMVDNSGDSALRQLLSQKPTVEQQPVTSSVQRYQPVSQQTHQNFASTQQKQQMQVMQHQQLYYDYQQHLSQMQMHCAFQQGQTHVQQMQSQQLLPQQMQHLQQTQYYAQPQQGHQRLSIQEIQQQQQQPTRQQRQCPMQIAQYYQTQPVMQQLQQQQQQMQLPLPPYHREPDPKTMHEPHQYPQDPSHPVQLIQLGAVPQYCYQDPHEQYRHLYPQSLLQQQDQQKQYPSESRASSLNSHVGLTPPETTEDPARQEINSVGNAVPHRTLLPPSGVHLNNKSSQQDSPSATWPQQVQLSDGRLQPLSPEQSGQNRETLPERADAKTKLMCSICLKEFKSLPALNGHMRSHGGVRASPNFKQDEGEKPPQQPLPKEVDSLAPIVMPVSVPVKLLSPEPSTQPSASTATVKDKPANSVSDDEMPVLMKMTYSPPCSPKLANPCSSSEISKKPHQSAVKLEESFKPLQDKKKYRHRPEPLFIPPPSFNFSMSHSGATLYQSQLRSPRVLGDHLLDRTHELPPYTPPPMLSPVRQGSGLFSSVITSHSTSHTQLPLTPLTPTPRVLLCRSNSIDGSVIPVTPGPGEQTVEPRINIGSRFQADIPELQDRLLMEKDVHKATLVWKPWPELENKVFQQRVEDLLNMSCSSVLPGGGTNSEYALHSLFEAKGDIMVALEKLLLRKPVRLKCHPLANYHYAGSDKWTHQERRLFKEALSTYSKDFIFVQKMVKSKTVAQCVEYYYTWKKILRLGRKHRTRLEKKREECLTSGEEEVLEEDEEIEEDRKEEREMQKSPDPPAIPLVGPMDLPALQSLSLSSSSFICEMPNCGAVFSSRQALNGHARIHGGTNQVTKTRCTIPGTKQKSGTQSGYCSIKSSPAHSTTSGETDPTTIFPCKECGKVFFKIKSRNAHMKTHRQQEEQQRQKAQKAAVAAEMAATIARTTGPVGHSLIPLDHMSLVKHVENVGDIDDDVVQELGDVMEENEVMDADLLLDDEDADLLQDDAEL; this is encoded by the exons ATGGGGGACCAGCAATTGTATAAAACTAACCATACTGCCAACAGCAATGAGAACTTGTACTACCAACAACACCAAATGAACTCCCTTCCATCTCTAAATCATAGCTATGGGACATCTGTTATGGATGCTCCCCAGGcatcccctctctccccccagtTTCCCCAAGATTCAAGAGACAGTATAGCTTTGCCTGTAGGTTCAAAAAGTCTTGGGTCAATGGATACATCTAGACAAACCAGTTGGACACATTCTGGCTCAGGAAACCATGTCCCAGTGAGGAACAACTTGAATAATCAAAACGCAATGTGGAGCCCCCTTGGGCAGGGGGAGTCCCATGATGGATACCAATATTCTTACTCTCAACCCAGTGAAAATCGATCGCAAAAAATTACCAGTGGGGTCCTGCATAAATTGGACTCCTTTACACAAGTATTTGCTAACCAAAATCTGAGAATTCAAGTCAACAACATGGCCCAGGTTTTGCACGCCGAGTCTTCGATGGTGGATAATTCTGGTGACAGTGCGCTCAGGCAGCTTCTGTCCCAGAAGCCAACAGTTGAGCAACAGCCTGTAACTTCCAGTGTACAAAGATATCAACCAGTGTCACAGCAAACACACCAGAATTTTGCAAGCACACAGCAAAAGCAACAAATGCAAGTCATGCAGCACCAACAGTTGTACTACGATTACCAGCAGCATTTATCGCAAATGCAGATGCATTGTGCGTTTCAGCAAGGACAGACGCACGTTCAACAAATGCAGTCCCAGCAGCTCTTACCACAACAGATGCAGCACTTGCAGCAGACTCAATACTACGCTCAGCCACAGCAGGGACATCAGCGGCTCTCGATACAGGagatccagcagcagcagcaacagccaaCTCGGCAGCAGCGGCAGTGTCCAATGCAAATAGCTCAGTATTACCAAACGCAACCTGTCATGCAGCAGttacagcaacagcagcaacagatgCAATTGCCGCTTCCTCCATATCACAGGGAACCCGATCCAAAGACTATGCATGAACCGCATCAGTACCCTCAGGATCCAAGTCATCCTGTGCAGCTTATCCAGTTGGGAGCAGTGCCTCAGTATTGCTACCAAGATCCACATGAACAGTACAGGCACTTGTACCCGCAGAGTTTACTGCAGCAGCAAGATCAGCAGAAGCAATACCCAAGTGAGAGCAGAGCGTCGTCTCTGAACTCCCACGTTGGCCTCACTCCACCAGAGACTACAGAGGATCCCGCACGGCAGGAGATTAATTCTGTAGGTAATGCTGTCCCTCATCGAACTCTTTTGCCACCCTCGGGAGTTCATCTGAACAACAAAAGCTCTCAGCAAGACTCTCCCAGCGCCACGTGGCCTCAG CAGGTGCAACTGTCAGATGGTAGACTGCAGCCGCTGTCCCCAGaacaaag tggCCAGAACAGAGAAACACTTCCTGAGAGAGCTGATGCGAAGACCAAGCTAATGTGTTCAATATGCTTGAAGGAGTTTAAGAGTTTGCCTGCTCTAAATGGTCACATGAGGTCACACGGAGGAGTAAGAGCATCTCCTAACTTCAAACAG GATGAAGGAGAGAAACCACCACAGCAGCCGCTGCCTAAAGAGGTGGATAGCCTTGCACCCATCGTCATGCCAGTGTCTGTCCCTGTAAAGCTTCTGTCACCCGAGCCCAGCACGCAGCCctctgccagcactgccacagTCAAAGACAAGCCTGCCAACTCTGTGTCAGATGATGAGATGCCCGTTCTCATGAAGATGACTTACTCTCCACCGTGCAGTCCAAAACTGGCCAACCCCTGCTCATCCTCT GAAATTAGCAAAAAACCTCATCAAAGTGCTGtaaaactggaagaaagctTCAAACCATTGCAGGACAAGAAGAAGTATCGGCACAGGCCCGAACCTCTCTTCAtacctcctccttccttcaaCTTCAGCATGTCCCACTCTGGTGCCACCCTGTACCAGAGTCAGCTTCGCTCTCCCCGTGTCCTCGGAGATCATCTGCTAGACCGGACGCATGAGCTCCCCCCCTACACTCCGCCACCGATGCTTAGTCCAGTTCGGCAAGGGTCTGGCCTCTTCAGCAGTGTTATCACATCTCATAGCACCTCGCATACTCAGCTGCCACTTACTCCACTGACACCTACTCCACGGGTGCTCCTGTGTCGGTCTA ATAGTATTGATGGAAGTGTCATTCCAGTGACGCCTGGGCCTGGAGAACAGACAGTTGAACC ACGAATCAATATTGGGTCCAGGTTCCAGGCTGATATTCCTGAGCTGCAGGACAGATTGCTAATGGAGAAAGATGTGCACAAGGCTACTTTGGTTTGGAAGCCATGGCcagaactggaaaacaaagtcTTCCAACAAAGAG TGGAAGACCTTTTAAATATGAGCTGTTCCAGTGTGTTACCTGGTGGAGGAACTAACTCAGAATACGCTTTGCACTCTCTCTTTGAGGCGAAAGGAGATATTATG GTTGCTCTTGAGAAGCTGCTGTTGAGAAAGCCAGTGAGATTGAAGTGTCATCCTTTGGCAAATTACCACTACGCCG gctcTGACAAATGGACACATCAAGAAAGGAGGCTGTTCAAAGAGGCATTGTCCACCTACAGCAAAGATTTCATATTTGTACAGAAAATG GTTAAGTCTAAGACAGTTGCACAATGTGTGGAATACTACTATACCTGGAAGAAAATCTTGCGTTTGGGACGGAAACACAGAACAcgtttagagaaaaaaagagaggaatgtCTG ACAAGTGGAGAAGAGGAGGTGTtagaggaagatgaggagattgaagaagacagaaaggaagaaagggaaatgcagaagTCTCCTGACCCACCGGCTATCCCTCTTGTTGGACCTATGGATCTGCCTGCCCTTCAGAGTCTTTCACTTTCTTCGTCGTCCTTCATCTGTGAAATGCCAAACTGTGGCGCT GTGTTCAGTTCCCGACAAGCGCTAAATGGCCATGCTCGCATTCATGGAGGTACGAATCAGGTGACAAAAACCCGATGCACCATTCCAGGCACTAAGCAAAAATCTGGTACACAGAGCGGATACTGCTCCATCAAGAGTTCACCGGCCCACAGCACAACAAGCGGTGAGACAGACCCAACAACAATTTTTCCTTGCAAGGAGTGTGGCAA ggtatttttcaaaatcaaaagccGCAATGCTCATATGAAGACTCACAGACAACAAGAAGaacagcaaaggcagaaggctcagaaagctgctgtggcagcagaaATGGCAGCCACTATTGCGAGAACTACTGGGCCCGTTGGGCATAGTTTGATCCCTCTGGATCACATGAGTTTGGTTAAACATGTTGAAAATGTGGGTGACATTGACGACGATGTTGTTCAGGAGCTGGGTGATGTCATGGAAGAGAATGAGGTCATGGATGCTGACCTTTTATTGGATGATGAAGATGCAGATCTACTGCAGGATGATGCTGAGTTgtaa
- the TRERF1 gene encoding transcriptional-regulating factor 1 isoform X4 has translation MGDQQLYKTNHTANSNENLYYQQHQMNSLPSLNHSYGTSVMDAPQASPLSPQFPQDSRDSIALPVGSKSLGSMDTSRQTSWTHSGSGNHVPVRNNLNNQNAMWSPLGQGESHDGYQYSYSQPSENRSQKITSGVLHKLDSFTQVFANQNLRIQVNNMAQVLHAESSMVDNSGDSALRQLLSQKPTVEQQPVTSSVQRYQPVSQQTHQNFASTQQKQQMQVMQHQQLYYDYQQHLSQMQMHCAFQQGQTHVQQMQSQQLLPQQMQHLQQTQYYAQPQQGHQRLSIQEIQQQQQQPTRQQRQCPMQIAQYYQTQPVMQQLQQQQQQMQLPLPPYHREPDPKTMHEPHQYPQDPSHPVQLIQLGAVPQYCYQDPHEQYRHLYPQSLLQQQDQQKQYPSESRASSLNSHVGLTPPETTEDPARQEINSVGNAVPHRTLLPPSGVHLNNKSSQQDSPSATWPQVQLSDGRLQPLSPEQSGQNRETLPERADAKTKLMCSICLKEFKSLPALNGHMRSHGGVRASPNFKQEISKKPHQSAVKLEESFKPLQDKKKYRHRPEPLFIPPPSFNFSMSHSGATLYQSQLRSPRVLGDHLLDRTHELPPYTPPPMLSPVRQGSGLFSSVITSHSTSHTQLPLTPLTPTPRVLLCRSNSIDGSVIPVTPGPGEQTVEPRINIGSRFQADIPELQDRLLMEKDVHKATLVWKPWPELENKVFQQRVEDLLNMSCSSVLPGGGTNSEYALHSLFEAKGDIMVALEKLLLRKPVRLKCHPLANYHYAGSDKWTHQERRLFKEALSTYSKDFIFVQKMVKSKTVAQCVEYYYTWKKILRLGRKHRTRLEKKREECLTSGEEEVLEEDEEIEEDRKEEREMQKSPDPPAIPLVGPMDLPALQSLSLSSSSFICEMPNCGAVFSSRQALNGHARIHGGTNQVTKTRCTIPGTKQKSGTQSGYCSIKSSPAHSTTSGETDPTTIFPCKECGKVFFKIKSRNAHMKTHRQQEEQQRQKAQKAAVAAEMAATIARTTGPVGHSLIPLDHMSLVKHVENVGDIDDDVVQELGDVMEENEVMDADLLLDDEDADLLQDDAEL, from the exons ATGGGGGACCAGCAATTGTATAAAACTAACCATACTGCCAACAGCAATGAGAACTTGTACTACCAACAACACCAAATGAACTCCCTTCCATCTCTAAATCATAGCTATGGGACATCTGTTATGGATGCTCCCCAGGcatcccctctctccccccagtTTCCCCAAGATTCAAGAGACAGTATAGCTTTGCCTGTAGGTTCAAAAAGTCTTGGGTCAATGGATACATCTAGACAAACCAGTTGGACACATTCTGGCTCAGGAAACCATGTCCCAGTGAGGAACAACTTGAATAATCAAAACGCAATGTGGAGCCCCCTTGGGCAGGGGGAGTCCCATGATGGATACCAATATTCTTACTCTCAACCCAGTGAAAATCGATCGCAAAAAATTACCAGTGGGGTCCTGCATAAATTGGACTCCTTTACACAAGTATTTGCTAACCAAAATCTGAGAATTCAAGTCAACAACATGGCCCAGGTTTTGCACGCCGAGTCTTCGATGGTGGATAATTCTGGTGACAGTGCGCTCAGGCAGCTTCTGTCCCAGAAGCCAACAGTTGAGCAACAGCCTGTAACTTCCAGTGTACAAAGATATCAACCAGTGTCACAGCAAACACACCAGAATTTTGCAAGCACACAGCAAAAGCAACAAATGCAAGTCATGCAGCACCAACAGTTGTACTACGATTACCAGCAGCATTTATCGCAAATGCAGATGCATTGTGCGTTTCAGCAAGGACAGACGCACGTTCAACAAATGCAGTCCCAGCAGCTCTTACCACAACAGATGCAGCACTTGCAGCAGACTCAATACTACGCTCAGCCACAGCAGGGACATCAGCGGCTCTCGATACAGGagatccagcagcagcagcaacagccaaCTCGGCAGCAGCGGCAGTGTCCAATGCAAATAGCTCAGTATTACCAAACGCAACCTGTCATGCAGCAGttacagcaacagcagcaacagatgCAATTGCCGCTTCCTCCATATCACAGGGAACCCGATCCAAAGACTATGCATGAACCGCATCAGTACCCTCAGGATCCAAGTCATCCTGTGCAGCTTATCCAGTTGGGAGCAGTGCCTCAGTATTGCTACCAAGATCCACATGAACAGTACAGGCACTTGTACCCGCAGAGTTTACTGCAGCAGCAAGATCAGCAGAAGCAATACCCAAGTGAGAGCAGAGCGTCGTCTCTGAACTCCCACGTTGGCCTCACTCCACCAGAGACTACAGAGGATCCCGCACGGCAGGAGATTAATTCTGTAGGTAATGCTGTCCCTCATCGAACTCTTTTGCCACCCTCGGGAGTTCATCTGAACAACAAAAGCTCTCAGCAAGACTCTCCCAGCGCCACGTGGCCTCAG GTGCAACTGTCAGATGGTAGACTGCAGCCGCTGTCCCCAGaacaaag tggCCAGAACAGAGAAACACTTCCTGAGAGAGCTGATGCGAAGACCAAGCTAATGTGTTCAATATGCTTGAAGGAGTTTAAGAGTTTGCCTGCTCTAAATGGTCACATGAGGTCACACGGAGGAGTAAGAGCATCTCCTAACTTCAAACAG GAAATTAGCAAAAAACCTCATCAAAGTGCTGtaaaactggaagaaagctTCAAACCATTGCAGGACAAGAAGAAGTATCGGCACAGGCCCGAACCTCTCTTCAtacctcctccttccttcaaCTTCAGCATGTCCCACTCTGGTGCCACCCTGTACCAGAGTCAGCTTCGCTCTCCCCGTGTCCTCGGAGATCATCTGCTAGACCGGACGCATGAGCTCCCCCCCTACACTCCGCCACCGATGCTTAGTCCAGTTCGGCAAGGGTCTGGCCTCTTCAGCAGTGTTATCACATCTCATAGCACCTCGCATACTCAGCTGCCACTTACTCCACTGACACCTACTCCACGGGTGCTCCTGTGTCGGTCTA ATAGTATTGATGGAAGTGTCATTCCAGTGACGCCTGGGCCTGGAGAACAGACAGTTGAACC ACGAATCAATATTGGGTCCAGGTTCCAGGCTGATATTCCTGAGCTGCAGGACAGATTGCTAATGGAGAAAGATGTGCACAAGGCTACTTTGGTTTGGAAGCCATGGCcagaactggaaaacaaagtcTTCCAACAAAGAG TGGAAGACCTTTTAAATATGAGCTGTTCCAGTGTGTTACCTGGTGGAGGAACTAACTCAGAATACGCTTTGCACTCTCTCTTTGAGGCGAAAGGAGATATTATG GTTGCTCTTGAGAAGCTGCTGTTGAGAAAGCCAGTGAGATTGAAGTGTCATCCTTTGGCAAATTACCACTACGCCG gctcTGACAAATGGACACATCAAGAAAGGAGGCTGTTCAAAGAGGCATTGTCCACCTACAGCAAAGATTTCATATTTGTACAGAAAATG GTTAAGTCTAAGACAGTTGCACAATGTGTGGAATACTACTATACCTGGAAGAAAATCTTGCGTTTGGGACGGAAACACAGAACAcgtttagagaaaaaaagagaggaatgtCTG ACAAGTGGAGAAGAGGAGGTGTtagaggaagatgaggagattgaagaagacagaaaggaagaaagggaaatgcagaagTCTCCTGACCCACCGGCTATCCCTCTTGTTGGACCTATGGATCTGCCTGCCCTTCAGAGTCTTTCACTTTCTTCGTCGTCCTTCATCTGTGAAATGCCAAACTGTGGCGCT GTGTTCAGTTCCCGACAAGCGCTAAATGGCCATGCTCGCATTCATGGAGGTACGAATCAGGTGACAAAAACCCGATGCACCATTCCAGGCACTAAGCAAAAATCTGGTACACAGAGCGGATACTGCTCCATCAAGAGTTCACCGGCCCACAGCACAACAAGCGGTGAGACAGACCCAACAACAATTTTTCCTTGCAAGGAGTGTGGCAA ggtatttttcaaaatcaaaagccGCAATGCTCATATGAAGACTCACAGACAACAAGAAGaacagcaaaggcagaaggctcagaaagctgctgtggcagcagaaATGGCAGCCACTATTGCGAGAACTACTGGGCCCGTTGGGCATAGTTTGATCCCTCTGGATCACATGAGTTTGGTTAAACATGTTGAAAATGTGGGTGACATTGACGACGATGTTGTTCAGGAGCTGGGTGATGTCATGGAAGAGAATGAGGTCATGGATGCTGACCTTTTATTGGATGATGAAGATGCAGATCTACTGCAGGATGATGCTGAGTTgtaa
- the TRERF1 gene encoding transcriptional-regulating factor 1 isoform X3, whose product MGDQQLYKTNHTANSNENLYYQQHQMNSLPSLNHSYGTSVMDAPQASPLSPQFPQDSRDSIALPVGSKSLGSMDTSRQTSWTHSGSGNHVPVRNNLNNQNAMWSPLGQGESHDGYQYSYSQPSENRSQKITSGVLHKLDSFTQVFANQNLRIQVNNMAQVLHAESSMVDNSGDSALRQLLSQKPTVEQQPVTSSVQRYQPVSQQTHQNFASTQQKQQMQVMQHQQLYYDYQQHLSQMQMHCAFQQGQTHVQQMQSQQLLPQQMQHLQQTQYYAQPQQGHQRLSIQEIQQQQQQPTRQQRQCPMQIAQYYQTQPVMQQLQQQQQQMQLPLPPYHREPDPKTMHEPHQYPQDPSHPVQLIQLGAVPQYCYQDPHEQYRHLYPQSLLQQQDQQKQYPSESRASSLNSHVGLTPPETTEDPARQEINSVGNAVPHRTLLPPSGVHLNNKSSQQDSPSATWPQQVQLSDGRLQPLSPEQSGQNRETLPERADAKTKLMCSICLKEFKSLPALNGHMRSHGGVRASPNFKQEISKKPHQSAVKLEESFKPLQDKKKYRHRPEPLFIPPPSFNFSMSHSGATLYQSQLRSPRVLGDHLLDRTHELPPYTPPPMLSPVRQGSGLFSSVITSHSTSHTQLPLTPLTPTPRVLLCRSNSIDGSVIPVTPGPGEQTVEPRINIGSRFQADIPELQDRLLMEKDVHKATLVWKPWPELENKVFQQRVEDLLNMSCSSVLPGGGTNSEYALHSLFEAKGDIMVALEKLLLRKPVRLKCHPLANYHYAGSDKWTHQERRLFKEALSTYSKDFIFVQKMVKSKTVAQCVEYYYTWKKILRLGRKHRTRLEKKREECLTSGEEEVLEEDEEIEEDRKEEREMQKSPDPPAIPLVGPMDLPALQSLSLSSSSFICEMPNCGAVFSSRQALNGHARIHGGTNQVTKTRCTIPGTKQKSGTQSGYCSIKSSPAHSTTSGETDPTTIFPCKECGKVFFKIKSRNAHMKTHRQQEEQQRQKAQKAAVAAEMAATIARTTGPVGHSLIPLDHMSLVKHVENVGDIDDDVVQELGDVMEENEVMDADLLLDDEDADLLQDDAEL is encoded by the exons ATGGGGGACCAGCAATTGTATAAAACTAACCATACTGCCAACAGCAATGAGAACTTGTACTACCAACAACACCAAATGAACTCCCTTCCATCTCTAAATCATAGCTATGGGACATCTGTTATGGATGCTCCCCAGGcatcccctctctccccccagtTTCCCCAAGATTCAAGAGACAGTATAGCTTTGCCTGTAGGTTCAAAAAGTCTTGGGTCAATGGATACATCTAGACAAACCAGTTGGACACATTCTGGCTCAGGAAACCATGTCCCAGTGAGGAACAACTTGAATAATCAAAACGCAATGTGGAGCCCCCTTGGGCAGGGGGAGTCCCATGATGGATACCAATATTCTTACTCTCAACCCAGTGAAAATCGATCGCAAAAAATTACCAGTGGGGTCCTGCATAAATTGGACTCCTTTACACAAGTATTTGCTAACCAAAATCTGAGAATTCAAGTCAACAACATGGCCCAGGTTTTGCACGCCGAGTCTTCGATGGTGGATAATTCTGGTGACAGTGCGCTCAGGCAGCTTCTGTCCCAGAAGCCAACAGTTGAGCAACAGCCTGTAACTTCCAGTGTACAAAGATATCAACCAGTGTCACAGCAAACACACCAGAATTTTGCAAGCACACAGCAAAAGCAACAAATGCAAGTCATGCAGCACCAACAGTTGTACTACGATTACCAGCAGCATTTATCGCAAATGCAGATGCATTGTGCGTTTCAGCAAGGACAGACGCACGTTCAACAAATGCAGTCCCAGCAGCTCTTACCACAACAGATGCAGCACTTGCAGCAGACTCAATACTACGCTCAGCCACAGCAGGGACATCAGCGGCTCTCGATACAGGagatccagcagcagcagcaacagccaaCTCGGCAGCAGCGGCAGTGTCCAATGCAAATAGCTCAGTATTACCAAACGCAACCTGTCATGCAGCAGttacagcaacagcagcaacagatgCAATTGCCGCTTCCTCCATATCACAGGGAACCCGATCCAAAGACTATGCATGAACCGCATCAGTACCCTCAGGATCCAAGTCATCCTGTGCAGCTTATCCAGTTGGGAGCAGTGCCTCAGTATTGCTACCAAGATCCACATGAACAGTACAGGCACTTGTACCCGCAGAGTTTACTGCAGCAGCAAGATCAGCAGAAGCAATACCCAAGTGAGAGCAGAGCGTCGTCTCTGAACTCCCACGTTGGCCTCACTCCACCAGAGACTACAGAGGATCCCGCACGGCAGGAGATTAATTCTGTAGGTAATGCTGTCCCTCATCGAACTCTTTTGCCACCCTCGGGAGTTCATCTGAACAACAAAAGCTCTCAGCAAGACTCTCCCAGCGCCACGTGGCCTCAG CAGGTGCAACTGTCAGATGGTAGACTGCAGCCGCTGTCCCCAGaacaaag tggCCAGAACAGAGAAACACTTCCTGAGAGAGCTGATGCGAAGACCAAGCTAATGTGTTCAATATGCTTGAAGGAGTTTAAGAGTTTGCCTGCTCTAAATGGTCACATGAGGTCACACGGAGGAGTAAGAGCATCTCCTAACTTCAAACAG GAAATTAGCAAAAAACCTCATCAAAGTGCTGtaaaactggaagaaagctTCAAACCATTGCAGGACAAGAAGAAGTATCGGCACAGGCCCGAACCTCTCTTCAtacctcctccttccttcaaCTTCAGCATGTCCCACTCTGGTGCCACCCTGTACCAGAGTCAGCTTCGCTCTCCCCGTGTCCTCGGAGATCATCTGCTAGACCGGACGCATGAGCTCCCCCCCTACACTCCGCCACCGATGCTTAGTCCAGTTCGGCAAGGGTCTGGCCTCTTCAGCAGTGTTATCACATCTCATAGCACCTCGCATACTCAGCTGCCACTTACTCCACTGACACCTACTCCACGGGTGCTCCTGTGTCGGTCTA ATAGTATTGATGGAAGTGTCATTCCAGTGACGCCTGGGCCTGGAGAACAGACAGTTGAACC ACGAATCAATATTGGGTCCAGGTTCCAGGCTGATATTCCTGAGCTGCAGGACAGATTGCTAATGGAGAAAGATGTGCACAAGGCTACTTTGGTTTGGAAGCCATGGCcagaactggaaaacaaagtcTTCCAACAAAGAG TGGAAGACCTTTTAAATATGAGCTGTTCCAGTGTGTTACCTGGTGGAGGAACTAACTCAGAATACGCTTTGCACTCTCTCTTTGAGGCGAAAGGAGATATTATG GTTGCTCTTGAGAAGCTGCTGTTGAGAAAGCCAGTGAGATTGAAGTGTCATCCTTTGGCAAATTACCACTACGCCG gctcTGACAAATGGACACATCAAGAAAGGAGGCTGTTCAAAGAGGCATTGTCCACCTACAGCAAAGATTTCATATTTGTACAGAAAATG GTTAAGTCTAAGACAGTTGCACAATGTGTGGAATACTACTATACCTGGAAGAAAATCTTGCGTTTGGGACGGAAACACAGAACAcgtttagagaaaaaaagagaggaatgtCTG ACAAGTGGAGAAGAGGAGGTGTtagaggaagatgaggagattgaagaagacagaaaggaagaaagggaaatgcagaagTCTCCTGACCCACCGGCTATCCCTCTTGTTGGACCTATGGATCTGCCTGCCCTTCAGAGTCTTTCACTTTCTTCGTCGTCCTTCATCTGTGAAATGCCAAACTGTGGCGCT GTGTTCAGTTCCCGACAAGCGCTAAATGGCCATGCTCGCATTCATGGAGGTACGAATCAGGTGACAAAAACCCGATGCACCATTCCAGGCACTAAGCAAAAATCTGGTACACAGAGCGGATACTGCTCCATCAAGAGTTCACCGGCCCACAGCACAACAAGCGGTGAGACAGACCCAACAACAATTTTTCCTTGCAAGGAGTGTGGCAA ggtatttttcaaaatcaaaagccGCAATGCTCATATGAAGACTCACAGACAACAAGAAGaacagcaaaggcagaaggctcagaaagctgctgtggcagcagaaATGGCAGCCACTATTGCGAGAACTACTGGGCCCGTTGGGCATAGTTTGATCCCTCTGGATCACATGAGTTTGGTTAAACATGTTGAAAATGTGGGTGACATTGACGACGATGTTGTTCAGGAGCTGGGTGATGTCATGGAAGAGAATGAGGTCATGGATGCTGACCTTTTATTGGATGATGAAGATGCAGATCTACTGCAGGATGATGCTGAGTTgtaa